A portion of the Paenibacillus sp. PvR098 genome contains these proteins:
- a CDS encoding DUF309 domain-containing protein, which yields MNSYPKAYVDYLIHFHAERDFFECHEVLEEFWKEHPEDPNSEAYVGLIQVAVSLYHQRRGNLAGAVKMLTSAIQRLDKERLERLGIDADKFRDVLQARLEECMDPVNFTYSDLDIPLKDETLNVLCGQACAYTNKIWGQPSDMNDTFLIHKHTLRDRTAVVAERELQKQLKLKQRMKKVNDEGEAK from the coding sequence ATGAATTCTTATCCTAAAGCTTATGTGGACTACTTGATTCATTTTCACGCCGAACGGGATTTTTTCGAATGTCACGAAGTGCTTGAAGAATTCTGGAAGGAGCACCCGGAAGATCCGAACAGCGAGGCGTATGTGGGCCTCATTCAGGTGGCCGTCTCGCTTTACCATCAAAGACGGGGCAACCTAGCTGGAGCGGTCAAAATGCTGACAAGCGCTATACAGCGGCTGGACAAAGAACGTCTGGAGCGACTTGGAATCGATGCGGATAAATTTCGAGATGTTCTTCAGGCCCGTTTGGAGGAATGCATGGATCCGGTGAACTTTACCTACTCGGATCTGGACATTCCCCTGAAGGACGAGACACTGAACGTTTTGTGCGGTCAGGCTTGCGCCTACACCAATAAAATATGGGGACAGCCGAGCGACATGAACGATACGTTCCTGATTCACAAGCATACCTTGCGTGACCGCACTGCCGTTGTAGCGGAGCGGGAGCTTCAGAAACAGCTCAAGCTGAAGCAGCGGATGAAGAAGGTGAATGATGAAGGAGAAGCTAAGTAA
- a CDS encoding MFS transporter yields the protein MDLSPLFHVMRCKPFYIAGISAFTAAVPFVLIYSFYPVFFKELGFSEATIGGITALLSVGYIIIGFTYGKLESLLGRKFLLCMGMAGTGIWIILSPFISNMWIFMILIMGLGVTGGYSNVLYQLLTTQYSNKEQRNVSLAFVGLFWSIAQLTVPLGFGWVAEREKGDNVIQLQAFYGKIV from the coding sequence TTGGATCTTTCTCCGTTATTCCATGTAATGAGGTGTAAGCCTTTTTATATTGCCGGAATATCCGCTTTCACAGCTGCTGTACCGTTTGTTTTAATTTACTCTTTTTATCCCGTATTTTTTAAAGAATTAGGATTTAGTGAGGCGACCATTGGGGGGATAACAGCCCTGCTTTCGGTTGGGTATATCATCATCGGATTTACCTATGGAAAGCTCGAATCTTTATTGGGAAGAAAGTTTTTATTATGTATGGGCATGGCAGGCACCGGAATTTGGATTATCCTTTCACCTTTCATTTCAAATATGTGGATTTTTATGATCCTTATCATGGGATTAGGCGTTACGGGCGGTTACTCCAATGTTCTGTATCAATTACTTACGACTCAATATAGCAACAAGGAACAGCGGAATGTATCACTTGCGTTTGTTGGATTATTTTGGTCGATCGCACAATTGACCGTGCCGTTAGGTTTTGGGTGGGTGGCAGAGAGGGAGAAGGGGGATAATGTCATTCAACTGCAAGCGTTCTATGGTAAAATAGTTTAA
- a CDS encoding BCCT family transporter: protein MPDQKSSLGQPKLDRWVLGVSGVFFILFIMASLINIDLVSSILSSSLNWVTSTLGSVFAVIVFLNVLVCIYLIFSKLGSIRLGKLEKPEMSTFSWISILFCSAIAAGAVFYGPGEPLTFFSSVPPLYSDTVQNNTQEAAVVALQYSYLHWGFSAWCIYGIFVIATMVAVYHKGLPFKPSSAFYFLIGEKRVKGFWGKAIDIFSTIAVVGGVMASVGLLVIQLGYMLEEVYGIPDNSATKFIILFVIVATFTISCITGVFKGITKLSRWNVYLAIVLAAAIFLLGPSQFILDIMISSFGGYLQDFVKMSLYTDPVEKSGWLSWWSSFYWAWWIGWGPAIGLFFARVSRGRTIREILIAGLSISGVSLIFWFAILGGTGIWFDIKSGGEITKVLATNGMESALLSLLNYLPLSNVFIIAFLIAIVLFLVTTADSVALSASIVVTGSDEPSRWIRLFWGLVIGGIAAILLHIGGLSTLQTGAIITAPPIALMLLLLIVSIPRQLKQMVDEECKTGDEAERYEVVKAKESLTVDPLIAPVRRDNLHM from the coding sequence ATGCCGGATCAAAAAAGTTCATTGGGTCAACCAAAGTTGGACAGATGGGTATTAGGCGTTAGCGGTGTGTTTTTTATTCTGTTTATCATGGCCTCATTAATCAACATTGATCTGGTAAGCTCCATATTGAGCAGCTCTTTAAACTGGGTAACTTCAACGTTGGGCTCTGTGTTTGCTGTCATTGTATTTTTGAATGTATTGGTCTGTATTTATCTGATTTTCTCAAAACTCGGTTCTATCCGGCTCGGGAAATTAGAAAAACCGGAGATGTCTACATTCAGCTGGATATCCATTTTATTTTGCTCAGCTATTGCTGCCGGGGCTGTATTCTACGGTCCAGGCGAACCCTTAACTTTTTTCAGTTCGGTTCCTCCTCTTTATTCCGATACCGTACAAAATAACACTCAAGAGGCAGCGGTTGTGGCGTTGCAATATTCTTATTTACACTGGGGATTCAGTGCATGGTGTATTTATGGCATTTTTGTTATCGCAACCATGGTGGCCGTATATCACAAAGGGCTGCCGTTTAAACCGAGCTCAGCGTTCTATTTCCTGATTGGAGAGAAACGGGTAAAGGGATTTTGGGGAAAAGCGATCGATATCTTTAGCACGATTGCCGTAGTAGGCGGAGTGATGGCCTCTGTGGGACTGCTTGTCATACAGCTTGGTTACATGCTTGAAGAAGTTTATGGTATTCCCGATAACTCAGCAACTAAATTTATTATCCTATTCGTCATCGTAGCTACGTTTACCATTTCGTGTATAACTGGTGTTTTCAAAGGAATTACAAAGCTCAGCAGATGGAACGTTTATTTGGCAATCGTTTTGGCCGCTGCAATTTTCCTTTTAGGCCCCTCTCAATTTATCCTCGATATTATGATATCCAGCTTTGGAGGGTATTTGCAGGATTTTGTGAAAATGAGTTTGTATACAGATCCGGTGGAAAAAAGCGGTTGGCTTTCATGGTGGAGCTCCTTTTATTGGGCTTGGTGGATCGGCTGGGGACCGGCAATAGGTTTGTTTTTTGCACGAGTTTCCAGGGGGAGAACCATTAGAGAAATTTTGATTGCGGGACTAAGCATTTCAGGGGTCTCATTAATATTTTGGTTTGCTATATTGGGGGGAACCGGCATATGGTTTGATATTAAATCAGGCGGTGAGATTACAAAAGTTCTTGCAACCAACGGCATGGAGTCAGCACTCCTTTCGTTATTGAATTATTTGCCGTTAAGTAATGTATTTATTATTGCGTTTCTCATCGCGATTGTTTTGTTCTTGGTGACAACAGCTGATTCGGTAGCGTTATCTGCATCGATCGTAGTAACAGGTTCAGATGAACCTAGTCGGTGGATACGGCTGTTTTGGGGTTTGGTCATTGGGGGGATTGCGGCGATTCTTTTGCATATTGGCGGGTTGTCCACACTTCAAACAGGGGCGATTATCACAGCTCCACCCATTGCTCTCATGTTATTACTGTTAATAGTAAGCATTCCTAGACAACTGAAACAAATGGTTGATGAAGAATGTAAGACAGGTGATGAAGCCGAAAGGTATGAAGTAGTGAAAGCTAAGGAAAGCCTTACCGTCGACCCGCTTATTGCTCCTGTCAGGAGGGATAACCTACATATGTGA
- a CDS encoding LLM class flavin-dependent oxidoreductase — MDRLELGIFMPNIGKPFISNMEMSTTWEWNYNKEIALKAEELGLDYLVPINNWAPFAKNKPEFSGYVLDPIPFAASLLAITKKIQVFSTVYSSGINPYIMAKMGATLNQIGQGRWGVNIVSGNVKEQYQMVGLPWLEHDERYEVSMEFIEILNGLWTEKEFSYRGKYFSIENAWLEPKPLSDAYPKIVQAGYSPAARELTAKYADIFFVNGASKQIEEIIMDIGQRAERYRRKVKKMIACLCVWDQDRNKAQERYNQLIEQHDRESVEAVARARMGSSFRTDLDVEGWVLGGSKAVVGTPEEIADQFQNLQKQGIDIILLQFINFKEDLERFGVDVLPLIKKS; from the coding sequence ATGGACAGATTAGAACTAGGTATATTTATGCCTAACATCGGCAAGCCTTTTATCTCAAATATGGAGATGAGCACCACGTGGGAATGGAATTATAATAAGGAAATTGCTTTAAAGGCAGAAGAGTTAGGCTTGGATTACTTGGTGCCAATCAATAACTGGGCGCCATTTGCTAAAAATAAACCGGAATTTTCCGGGTATGTGCTGGATCCCATCCCTTTTGCCGCTTCACTATTAGCCATCACAAAAAAAATTCAAGTTTTTTCCACGGTATATTCTTCTGGGATTAATCCTTACATAATGGCTAAAATGGGTGCAACATTAAACCAAATCGGTCAGGGCCGATGGGGAGTGAATATTGTAAGCGGTAATGTGAAGGAGCAGTATCAAATGGTGGGATTGCCATGGCTCGAACACGACGAGCGCTACGAGGTTTCTATGGAATTTATAGAAATTTTAAACGGGTTATGGACGGAGAAGGAATTCTCTTATAGAGGGAAATATTTTTCAATCGAAAATGCCTGGTTAGAACCTAAGCCTCTTTCTGATGCATATCCTAAAATCGTTCAAGCTGGCTATTCGCCGGCTGCTCGGGAATTAACGGCTAAATATGCTGACATTTTCTTTGTTAACGGCGCCAGCAAACAAATTGAAGAAATCATAATGGACATTGGACAAAGAGCTGAACGTTATCGTAGAAAAGTTAAAAAAATGATTGCTTGTCTATGTGTCTGGGATCAGGACAGAAACAAGGCACAAGAGAGATACAATCAATTGATTGAACAACATGATCGTGAATCCGTTGAAGCTGTTGCAAGAGCAAGGATGGGAAGCTCTTTTAGAACGGATTTGGATGTTGAAGGATGGGTTCTTGGCGGCTCGAAAGCGGTTGTAGGAACACCGGAAGAAATAGCGGATCAATTCCAGAATTTGCAAAAGCAGGGGATAGACATCATATTATTGCAATTTATTAATTTTAAAGAGGATTTGGAACGCTTTGGAGTCGATGTTTTACCTTTGATAAAGAAAAGTTAA
- a CDS encoding YxcD family protein: MRLSEQDIINAICLNIAERKQLQPNQVEVELMWDEDLGFSAEVHAEGRSQILIAANMLEAIERYLLKEHNMRVFREQIQLNLEDEIVADIVQ, translated from the coding sequence ATGAGACTTTCGGAGCAAGATATCATCAATGCGATTTGCTTGAATATCGCTGAACGCAAGCAGCTTCAACCCAACCAGGTTGAAGTGGAACTCATGTGGGATGAGGATTTGGGATTCTCTGCTGAAGTGCATGCGGAAGGACGCAGCCAAATTCTGATTGCCGCCAATATGCTGGAAGCGATCGAGCGTTATCTGCTGAAGGAGCATAACATGCGAGTGTTCCGCGAACAAATCCAGCTGAACCTGGAAGATGAAATCGTCGCAGACATCGTACAATAA
- a CDS encoding glycosyl hydrolase family 18 protein, with protein sequence MLKRKTLLSLSVLTLFLSSTSSVMAADKTTKYRVYQDARIMLETSDYKSAENYAKSYSRSHVEEIGTRQWLWDNYPRYKVYQHGYSSSAWEFASRDAAVREAAKWGSSNVRDLQSGGWIWDNYPKYRVFQGEITLDSWKFQTQADAVAEARKWANSYIVDLDTNRWVWDNVTENRKSELRNSGKKTYQVYQGTFTADNWKFAYLGDAVNESLKWSNSTIRNTENGKVVYSNVKPYKVYQYDHFLNSFLSLNDAINYAKLYDHTKITNDNAPAVGGKPGTIWNNYPYYQVLQNDKLIADFSTIPAALKYATGFANASIRTYDDGIRIWDNLRKLQFWGWNGSSSDTTIRSHVNNTSGLDVVSPTYFQLADNTGNISDTSNKATVDWLKKQGYSVHPLVANQFDTALTTQFLAKPEARTKFINDLVNKAVALGVDGLNIDFESLAGSDRDRFTAFMRELTQTAHAKKLIISVDLPRGSLSWNDKTAFDHEKLAGIVDYIITMTYDHHWKGSTEPGSVAGLSWVEQGVKEFLSYGIPRDKLIMGIPFYVREWKVDSTGKLDSNRALLMRDLPKLIAEKKASMTWDSRFNQYKVEYKQDGFTNVFWLENEESIKARIAIAKKYDLGGVAAWRLGYESQDLWNVMIREK encoded by the coding sequence ATGTTGAAGCGCAAGACCCTGCTGTCATTGTCGGTCTTGACCCTATTCCTTTCATCCACGAGCTCTGTGATGGCCGCAGACAAGACTACGAAATATCGTGTCTATCAGGATGCTCGCATCATGCTGGAGACATCCGATTACAAGTCTGCAGAAAACTACGCCAAAAGCTACTCTCGATCCCATGTGGAGGAAATCGGCACGCGCCAATGGCTGTGGGACAATTATCCGCGTTATAAGGTATATCAACACGGTTACAGCTCTTCCGCTTGGGAATTTGCCTCACGAGACGCGGCCGTAAGGGAAGCGGCCAAATGGGGATCTTCCAATGTCCGCGATTTGCAATCGGGTGGTTGGATTTGGGATAACTATCCGAAGTATCGTGTTTTCCAAGGCGAAATCACGCTGGACTCTTGGAAATTTCAAACGCAAGCCGATGCCGTGGCTGAAGCAAGAAAATGGGCCAATTCCTACATTGTCGATTTGGACACGAACCGCTGGGTATGGGATAACGTAACGGAAAACAGAAAATCGGAGCTCCGCAATTCCGGAAAGAAGACATATCAAGTGTATCAAGGTACATTCACCGCAGATAACTGGAAATTTGCTTACCTTGGTGATGCGGTAAATGAATCGCTGAAATGGTCTAATTCTACTATTCGCAATACGGAAAACGGTAAAGTCGTCTATTCCAACGTGAAGCCTTACAAAGTATATCAATACGATCATTTTCTAAATTCGTTCCTTAGCTTGAATGATGCGATCAATTATGCCAAGCTTTACGATCATACGAAAATCACGAACGATAATGCCCCCGCCGTCGGCGGCAAACCCGGTACAATTTGGAATAACTATCCTTATTACCAAGTGCTGCAGAATGATAAACTTATTGCCGATTTCTCTACCATACCTGCCGCATTAAAGTATGCCACGGGCTTCGCAAACGCTTCGATCCGTACGTACGATGACGGAATTCGTATCTGGGATAATTTGCGCAAGCTGCAATTTTGGGGCTGGAACGGCAGCTCCAGCGATACGACGATTCGCTCTCATGTGAACAACACGTCGGGGCTGGATGTCGTTTCGCCAACCTATTTCCAACTCGCAGACAATACAGGCAATATCTCAGATACTTCTAACAAAGCCACTGTAGATTGGCTTAAAAAGCAAGGGTATTCGGTTCATCCTCTCGTCGCGAACCAGTTCGATACGGCTCTGACGACACAATTTTTGGCCAAACCCGAGGCTCGTACCAAGTTTATCAATGACTTGGTTAACAAAGCGGTAGCGCTTGGAGTAGATGGGCTTAATATCGACTTTGAGAGCCTGGCAGGGTCAGATAGAGACCGTTTCACCGCATTTATGCGGGAGCTGACGCAAACCGCACATGCTAAAAAGCTCATCATCTCGGTCGACCTGCCGCGCGGCAGTCTCAGCTGGAATGATAAAACGGCATTCGATCATGAGAAGCTCGCAGGCATAGTCGACTACATCATCACGATGACCTACGATCATCACTGGAAGGGCAGTACCGAGCCAGGCTCGGTCGCCGGGCTTTCGTGGGTGGAGCAAGGCGTGAAGGAATTTTTGTCCTACGGTATTCCAAGGGACAAGCTGATTATGGGTATTCCCTTCTACGTTCGGGAATGGAAAGTGGATTCCACCGGCAAGCTGGACAGCAATCGGGCGCTGCTCATGAGGGACCTGCCCAAGCTGATTGCCGAGAAGAAGGCGTCGATGACCTGGGACAGCCGCTTTAATCAATACAAGGTGGAGTACAAGCAGGACGGATTCACTAATGTATTTTGGTTGGAGAATGAAGAATCGATCAAGGCACGTATCGCGATCGCCAAGAAATACGACTTGGGCGGCGTGGCCGCATGGCGGCTGGGATACGAGTCGCAAGACCTCTGGAATGTCATGATTCGAGAGAAGTAA
- a CDS encoding phosphatase PAP2 family protein, with protein MIRKKRWAMALALVCAIGFAFIMVSVMQKGVTVWDEWGQAHITADALSGPSIWLSAVNLLGSTAAFGAITIGGSVLVWSLRRRKEAVALLGTVAAAYLLNIVVKSWVGRERPQHEGWLDASGLSFPSGNAMIGMVLYGMLAYILASSIRSRMGQWCVMLIGVLVILGIGYSRLYFGVHYVTDIAAGYLAGLFCIAVACLLVGERKPSGSGYTMSPYRYY; from the coding sequence TTGATTAGGAAAAAAAGATGGGCAATGGCGCTTGCATTGGTTTGCGCTATTGGATTTGCCTTTATTATGGTGTCGGTTATGCAAAAAGGTGTAACCGTTTGGGATGAATGGGGCCAAGCGCATATTACAGCGGATGCTTTATCCGGACCGTCGATATGGCTTAGTGCGGTCAATCTTCTAGGCTCAACTGCAGCCTTCGGCGCTATTACCATTGGGGGTTCCGTGCTGGTATGGTCTTTGCGGCGCAGAAAAGAAGCGGTGGCTCTGTTGGGGACTGTGGCTGCAGCATACTTGCTTAATATTGTGGTCAAATCATGGGTCGGTAGAGAGCGACCACAGCACGAAGGCTGGCTTGACGCATCAGGTCTCAGCTTTCCAAGCGGTAACGCGATGATCGGGATGGTATTGTACGGCATGCTTGCGTATATATTAGCTTCCAGCATCAGATCTCGAATGGGCCAATGGTGTGTCATGCTCATCGGGGTGCTAGTGATTCTGGGCATCGGATACAGCCGGCTGTATTTCGGGGTTCATTACGTCACTGATATTGCGGCCGGATATTTGGCTGGTCTGTTTTGCATCGCGGTTGCCTGTCTGTTGGTCGGCGAGCGAAAACCATCGGGTTCCGGCTATACCATGAGTCCGTACCGGTATTATTAA
- a CDS encoding DUF255 domain-containing protein, giving the protein MTTNNKPNRLAKEKSPYLLQHQYNPVDWFPWSEEAFEIAKRDNKPIFLSIGYS; this is encoded by the coding sequence ATGACAACGAACAATAAACCCAATAGATTAGCCAAGGAAAAGTCACCGTACTTATTGCAACATCAATACAACCCTGTTGACTGGTTTCCTTGGTCTGAAGAGGCTTTTGAAATTGCAAAGCGCGATAATAAGCCTATTTTCTTATCTATTGGGTATAGCTAA